Within the Stenotrophomonas maltophilia genome, the region AACGAGGCGAGCATGCGCTCGGCGCAGGTGCAGCTGCAGTACACCAAGGTCACTGCGCCGATCTCGGGCATCGCCGGCATCCGTGCAGTCGATGCCGGCAACGTGGTCAACGCGGGCACCGCCCTGGTCACCCTGACCCAGATCCACCCGATCCACGTGCTGTTCAACCTGCCCGAACGCCAGCTCGGCGATGTGCGCCAGGCACAGGCGGCCGGCAGCGTTCCGGTGGCTGCGCTGGACCGTGCCGATTCGCACGTGCTGTCCGGCGACGGCAAGCTCGATGTGGTCGACAACCTGATCAGCGCCGACAGCGGCACCTTCAAGGCACGCGCGGTGTTCGACAATGCGGACAACGGCCTGTGGCCGGGCCAGTTCGTCAATGTGCGCATGCAGCTGCGCACCATCGGCGGCGGCGTGGTGATTCCTACCCAGGCCGTGCTGCGTGGCCCGGACGGCGAGTATGTCTACGTCGTGCAGGGCGACAACACGGTGAAGATGCAGACCGTGCGCAGCGGCGTGGAAGTGGGCGACAGCCACGTGCAGATCGCCGAGGGCCTGAAGGGCGGCGAGCGGGTGGTCAGTGAAGGCCAGTTCCGCCTGAAGCCCGGGAGCAAGGTCACGGCCCTGAAGCCCGGTGAGACCCCGGCTGCACCCACCGAGGCCGAATTGAAGGCCGCCGAACAGAAGAGTGGCGGCGCAGGCCGCCGCGGTGGTGGCCCGCGCTGAGCGCAGGCCACCGATTCCTTTCGCGCCGGCATCGACGCCGGCGCTGCCATTGAAGCGCCAGCAAGGATCAGTCCGTGGGTTTTTCGACGATCTTCATCCGCCGCCCGATCGCCACCTCGCTGCTGATGGCGGGCCTGTTGCTGCTGGGCATTCTCGGTTATCGCAAGCTGCCGGTGTCGGCACTGCCGGAAATCGATGCGCCCAGCCTGGTGGTCACCACCCAGTACCCGGGTGCCAATGCCACCACGATGGCCTCGCTGGTCACCACCCCGCTGGAGCGGCAGTTCGGCCAGATCTCCGGCCTGGACCTGATGACGTCCGATTCGTCGGCCGGGCTGTCGACGATCATCCTGCAGTTCTCGATGGACCGCGACATCGATATCGCCGCGCAGGACGTGCAGGCGGCGATCCGCCAGGCCACCCTGCCCTCGTCGCTGCCCTACCAGCCGGTCTACAACCGGGTGAACCCCGCCGATGCGGCCATCGTCACCCTGAAGCTCACCTCGGACACGCGCCCGCTGCGGGAGGTCAACAACTACGCCGATTCGATCCTGGCCCAGCGCCTGTCGCAGGTGCAGGGCGTGGGCCTGGTGTCGATCGCCGGCAATGTCCGCCCGGCGGTGCGCATCCAGGTCAATCCGGCGCAGCTGTCGAACATGGGCCTGACCCTGGAAGAACTGCGCAGCGCGCTCACCCAGGCCAACGTCAATGCGCCGAAGGGCTCGCTGAACGGCAAGACGCAGTCCTACAGCATCGGCACCAATGACCAGCTGTCCAGTGCCGCCGAATACCGCGACACCATCATCAGCTACAAGAACGGCCGCCCGGTGCGGCTGTCGGACGTGGCCGCGGTGGTGGACGGCGTGGAGAACGACCAGCTTGCCGCATGGGCCGACGGCAAGCCGGCTGTCCTTCTCGAAGTGCGCCGCCAGCCGGGCGCCAACATCGTGCAGACCGTCGAGCGCATCCGCGCGATCCTGCCGCAGTTGCAGGGCGTGCTGCCGGCCGACGTGCATCTGGAGATCTTCAACGACCGTACCGAGACCATCCGCGCCTCCGTGCACGAAGTGCAGTTCACCCTGGTACTGACCATCGGCCTGGTCGTGGCGGTGATCTTCGTGTTCCTGCGCCGCCTGTGGGCCACGATCATTCCTTCGGTGGCGGTACCGTTGTCGCTGGCCGGCACGTTCGCGGTGATGGCGTTCACCGGCATGTCGCTGGACAACCTTTCGCTGATGGCACTGGTGGTCGCCACCGGCTTCGTTGTCGACGATGCCATCGTCATGATCGAGAACATCGTCCGTTACATCGAGCAGGGCAAGAGCGGCAAGGAAGCGGCCGAGATCGGTGCGCGCCAGATCGGCTTCACCGTGCTGTCGCTGACGGTATCGCTGGTGGCAGTGTTCCTGCCGCTGCTGCTGATGCCCGGCGTCACCGGCCGCCTGTTCCATGAGTTCGCCTGGGTGCTGAGCATCGCGGTCGTGCTGTCGATGCTGATCTCGCTGACGCTCACCCCGATGATGTGCGCCTACCTGCTCAAGCCCGACGCGCTGCCGGAAGGCGAGGACGCGCATGAACGGGCGCACGCGGCCGGCAAGCAGACCGTGTGGAGCCGCACCGTCGGCCTGTATGAGCGCAGCCTGGACTGGGTGCTGGACCACCAGCGCCTGACCCTGGCCGTGGCCGGCGGCGCCCTTGTGCTGACCGTTCTGCTGTACGTGCTGATTCCCAAGGGCCTGCTGCCCGAGCAGGACACCGGCCTGATCACCGGCGTGGTGCAGGCCGACCAGAACATCGCGTTCCCGCAGATGGAGCAGCGCACCCGGCAGGTGGCCGAAGCGCTGCGCAAGGATCCGGATGTGACTGGCGTGTCGGCTTTCATCGGCGCTGGCAGCATGAACCCCACGCTCAACCAGGGCCAGTTGTCGATCGTGCTGAAGAAGCGCAGCCAGCGTGATGGGCTGGACCGGATCCTGCCGCGCCTGCAGGAGGCCGTCGCCGGGATTCCCGGCGTAGCGTTGTATCTGAAGCCGGTGCAGGACGTCACCCTCGACACCCGCGTGGCCGCGACCGAGTACCAGTACTCCCTGTCGGACGTGGACGCGGCCACCGTCGCCACCCAGGCCACGCGCCTGACCGAGGCCCTGCGCCAGCGGCCGGAGCTGGCCGACGTGGACAACAACCTGTCCAACCAGGGCCGTGCCCTGCAGCTGACGATCGATCGTGACAAGGCCAGCGTGCTGGGCGTGCCGATGCAGACCATCGACGACACGCTCTACGATGCGTTCGGCCAGCGCCAGATCTCGACCATCTTCACCGAGCTCAACCAGTACCGCGTGGTGCTGGAAGTGGCACCGGAGTTCCGCACCAGCACCGCGCTGATGGAGCAGCTGGCGGTGGCCTCCAACGGTGCTGGCGCGCTGACCGGCACCAACGCCACCAGCTTCGGCCAGGTCACCTCCTCCAACTCCTCCACGGCCACCGGCATCGGCGCGCAGAACACCGGCATCACGGTCGGTGCCGGCAACATCATTCCGTTGTCGGCGCTGGCCGAAGGCCAGGTGACCAGCGCGCCGCTGGTGGTCAGCCACCAGCAGCAGCTGCCGGCCGTGACCGTCTCGTTCAACGTCGCGCCGGGCTATTCGCTGTCCGAAGCGGTACGCGCGATCCAGGAGACCAAGGACAGTCTGGACATGCCCGCGCACCTGCATGCCGAGTTCATCGGCAAGGCCGCCGAGTTCACCGGCAGCCAGACCGATGTGGTGTGGCTGCTGCTGGCCTCGCTGGTGGTCATCTACATCGTGCTGGGCGTGCTGTACGAGAGCTACATCCATCCGATCACGATCATCTCGACCCTCCCGCCGGCAGGCGTCGGCGCGCTGCTGGCGCTGATGCTGTGTGGCCTGAGCCTGTCGGTGGACGGCATCGTCGGCATCGTGCTGCTGATCGGCATCGTCAAGAAGAACGGCATCATGATGGTGGACTTCGCGATCGAAGCACGCCGCGCCGGTGCCAACGCGCATGA harbors:
- a CDS encoding efflux RND transporter periplasmic adaptor subunit — translated: MSRVWKIVLLVVAVLVLAVVGLRVLGGGKDKAGRPGVAAGQGGDDADAAPVPVTVVDAVRQDVPVYASALGTVTAMNTVTVSPQVGGQLMSLNFREGQEVKQGDVLAVIDPRTAQASYDQAAAAKRQNEALLATARSNYQRSNAPEYRQYVAKTDLDTQRNQVAQYESAVAANEASMRSAQVQLQYTKVTAPISGIAGIRAVDAGNVVNAGTALVTLTQIHPIHVLFNLPERQLGDVRQAQAAGSVPVAALDRADSHVLSGDGKLDVVDNLISADSGTFKARAVFDNADNGLWPGQFVNVRMQLRTIGGGVVIPTQAVLRGPDGEYVYVVQGDNTVKMQTVRSGVEVGDSHVQIAEGLKGGERVVSEGQFRLKPGSKVTALKPGETPAAPTEAELKAAEQKSGGAGRRGGGPR
- a CDS encoding efflux RND transporter permease subunit, whose protein sequence is MGFSTIFIRRPIATSLLMAGLLLLGILGYRKLPVSALPEIDAPSLVVTTQYPGANATTMASLVTTPLERQFGQISGLDLMTSDSSAGLSTIILQFSMDRDIDIAAQDVQAAIRQATLPSSLPYQPVYNRVNPADAAIVTLKLTSDTRPLREVNNYADSILAQRLSQVQGVGLVSIAGNVRPAVRIQVNPAQLSNMGLTLEELRSALTQANVNAPKGSLNGKTQSYSIGTNDQLSSAAEYRDTIISYKNGRPVRLSDVAAVVDGVENDQLAAWADGKPAVLLEVRRQPGANIVQTVERIRAILPQLQGVLPADVHLEIFNDRTETIRASVHEVQFTLVLTIGLVVAVIFVFLRRLWATIIPSVAVPLSLAGTFAVMAFTGMSLDNLSLMALVVATGFVVDDAIVMIENIVRYIEQGKSGKEAAEIGARQIGFTVLSLTVSLVAVFLPLLLMPGVTGRLFHEFAWVLSIAVVLSMLISLTLTPMMCAYLLKPDALPEGEDAHERAHAAGKQTVWSRTVGLYERSLDWVLDHQRLTLAVAGGALVLTVLLYVLIPKGLLPEQDTGLITGVVQADQNIAFPQMEQRTRQVAEALRKDPDVTGVSAFIGAGSMNPTLNQGQLSIVLKKRSQRDGLDRILPRLQEAVAGIPGVALYLKPVQDVTLDTRVAATEYQYSLSDVDAATVATQATRLTEALRQRPELADVDNNLSNQGRALQLTIDRDKASVLGVPMQTIDDTLYDAFGQRQISTIFTELNQYRVVLEVAPEFRTSTALMEQLAVASNGAGALTGTNATSFGQVTSSNSSTATGIGAQNTGITVGAGNIIPLSALAEGQVTSAPLVVSHQQQLPAVTVSFNVAPGYSLSEAVRAIQETKDSLDMPAHLHAEFIGKAAEFTGSQTDVVWLLLASLVVIYIVLGVLYESYIHPITIISTLPPAGVGALLALMLCGLSLSVDGIVGIVLLIGIVKKNGIMMVDFAIEARRAGANAHEAIRRACLLRFRPIMMTTAAAMLGALPLALGTGIGSELRRPLGIAIVGGLLLSQLVTLYTTPVIYLYMERFSEWLARRREQRALREGTLQEPQA